From Paenibacillus physcomitrellae, the proteins below share one genomic window:
- a CDS encoding PLP-dependent aminotransferase family protein, with protein MFNDFKIQDEDRPAYIQVKEYLKRLIAKGALQENQKLPSTREMSVLLAVSRNTILAAYTDLEEEGLIYVLKGKGSYVAGVHRTPEEPQPSLQTDWSTRVSGYARKAVELDRMKNGIRAPRRSSISFTSIAPDEQLFDLDHVKRAFLDRMALEGHVLLNYGYAKGYKPLIELLKRYMEQKGVELEGKDLLITSGFTEGFDIVLSALNRKHGAVLCENPTHQTAIKNFKLNGFDVTGIEMEHDGIHLGKLKEALMERAYDCAYLVPSYHNPTGIVTSPAKRIALMKLMAEYQIPVIEDGFNEELRYSSSHALPLMAIAGRGNGVIYLGSFSKVLFPGLRVGWVLADKQLIDYLESIKRARSIHTSTIDQAILYQYLHNGHLDKYLKRARSEYKKKYEWTRQCCVKYLPDARLSGDGGLHLFLEFAPEFDTHELLESCSEQGVVFTPGDMFYTDGGGRNTMRIGFSRVSLEDIEEGLRIIGETARKIARKLA; from the coding sequence ATGTTTAACGACTTTAAAATACAGGATGAGGACCGGCCGGCCTACATCCAGGTGAAAGAATATTTGAAGCGGCTGATCGCGAAAGGGGCGCTGCAGGAGAACCAGAAGCTGCCTTCCACAAGGGAAATGAGCGTCCTGCTTGCCGTCAGCCGCAATACGATTTTGGCTGCGTATACCGACCTCGAGGAGGAGGGGCTGATTTACGTCTTGAAGGGGAAAGGGAGCTACGTGGCAGGGGTTCACAGAACGCCCGAGGAACCGCAGCCCTCTCTGCAAACCGACTGGTCCACCCGGGTGAGCGGTTATGCCCGGAAAGCCGTGGAGCTGGACCGGATGAAGAACGGGATTCGGGCACCGAGAAGAAGTTCCATTTCGTTCACCAGCATCGCACCCGACGAGCAGCTTTTTGATCTGGACCATGTCAAGCGGGCGTTTCTGGACAGGATGGCTTTGGAAGGCCATGTTCTGCTGAATTACGGCTATGCCAAAGGCTATAAACCGCTGATCGAGCTGCTGAAGCGTTATATGGAGCAGAAAGGCGTAGAGCTGGAAGGGAAGGATCTGCTGATTACCAGCGGGTTCACGGAAGGTTTCGATATCGTTCTGTCTGCTTTGAACCGGAAACATGGGGCCGTCCTGTGTGAGAATCCAACCCATCAGACCGCGATCAAAAATTTTAAGCTGAACGGTTTTGACGTGACGGGAATCGAGATGGAGCATGACGGCATCCATCTGGGGAAGCTGAAAGAAGCTTTGATGGAGCGCGCCTATGACTGTGCTTATCTGGTGCCTTCCTATCACAATCCGACGGGGATTGTCACTTCGCCAGCCAAAAGGATCGCGCTCATGAAGCTGATGGCCGAATATCAAATTCCAGTGATCGAAGACGGCTTTAACGAGGAGCTCCGCTATTCAAGCTCGCACGCTTTGCCTTTAATGGCGATTGCAGGACGGGGAAACGGGGTCATTTACCTCGGCAGCTTCTCCAAGGTGTTGTTTCCCGGTCTGCGGGTAGGCTGGGTGCTGGCCGACAAGCAGCTGATCGATTATCTGGAAAGCATCAAGCGGGCGAGAAGCATTCATACCTCCACGATCGACCAGGCGATTCTGTACCAATACCTGCATAACGGCCATCTCGATAAATATTTGAAGAGAGCCCGTTCCGAATACAAGAAGAAATACGAATGGACCCGGCAATGCTGTGTAAAATATTTGCCTGACGCCAGATTGTCGGGGGATGGCGGGCTTCATCTATTCCTGGAATTTGCTCCGGAGTTTGATACGCATGAGCTCCTGGAGAGCTGCTCGGAGCAAGGGGTTGTTTTTACACCTGGGGATATGTTCTATACCGACGGCGGCGGCCGAAATACGATGCGCATCGGGTTCTCAAGAGTGAGCCTGGAGGATATCGAAGAAGGGCTGCGCATCATAGGGGAAACGGCGCGGAAAATAGCCCGAAAATTAGCTTGA
- a CDS encoding amino acid permease codes for MSRHKLGFWVLTALVIGNMVGSGIFMLPRSLAEAASPAGVLLAWAATGFGVLMLALVFGSLAVRKPELSGGPQIYAKELFRAGSHGSLLAGFMSTWGYWVGNIAGFVAVITTFTSYLSTFFPVLTSDKIWLTIGSLSLQAGNVLSFIVCSVLLWGTHAICLHGIKGAGRLNFIATATKVIGFVLFIVIALFAFQQSNIGPFVAPRTSESGASIGLLSQVNGAAVATLWAFIGVESAMVFAARARRKQDIRRATIAGLLISLVLYVGISLLTMGLLTQEQLIASQNPLVDGISAVLGSVGGKWLAGLGLISLLGSTVGWVLLSAEVPFQAAKLGVFLPSFSKENSSGMPKVSLWISNVLGQILLLSTLSSSLSAAFDFIIYIATLAYLVPYLIAAVYHLKLTLIGETYLRLQERWTEGVIAGLASIYSLWVIIAGTADLKTFLLGLALIVVGILFYPLLLLGKKKGKAV; via the coding sequence ATGTCCAGACACAAATTAGGCTTCTGGGTCCTGACCGCCCTCGTAATAGGGAATATGGTCGGTTCCGGTATTTTTATGCTTCCCCGCTCCTTGGCGGAAGCGGCCAGTCCGGCCGGAGTCCTGCTGGCTTGGGCTGCAACCGGGTTCGGTGTTCTCATGCTGGCGCTCGTCTTCGGCAGCCTGGCCGTGCGCAAGCCCGAACTCAGCGGCGGACCGCAGATTTATGCGAAGGAACTTTTTCGCGCTGGATCGCACGGCTCTCTTCTGGCCGGATTTATGTCTACCTGGGGGTATTGGGTCGGCAATATCGCCGGTTTTGTGGCAGTAATCACCACATTTACCAGCTATTTGTCCACCTTCTTCCCGGTGCTTACCAGTGATAAGATATGGCTGACCATCGGCAGCCTGTCTTTACAGGCTGGTAACGTACTGAGCTTTATCGTCTGTTCCGTGCTGCTGTGGGGGACACATGCCATCTGCCTCCATGGCATCAAAGGGGCAGGACGCTTGAACTTTATAGCGACCGCAACCAAGGTAATCGGATTTGTTTTGTTTATTGTCATTGCTTTGTTTGCGTTTCAGCAGAGCAACATCGGGCCGTTTGTTGCACCCCGTACGAGCGAAAGCGGCGCGAGCATCGGCTTGCTTTCCCAGGTCAACGGGGCTGCTGTGGCCACGCTTTGGGCTTTCATCGGCGTCGAATCGGCGATGGTATTTGCAGCCAGAGCCCGCCGCAAGCAGGATATTCGCCGCGCCACGATTGCCGGCCTACTGATCTCTTTGGTGCTGTATGTCGGCATCAGCCTGCTTACGATGGGCCTGCTGACGCAGGAGCAGCTGATCGCTTCCCAGAACCCGCTCGTGGACGGGATTTCCGCCGTGCTTGGCAGTGTAGGCGGCAAATGGCTGGCCGGGCTTGGCCTGATCAGCCTGCTGGGCTCGACCGTAGGCTGGGTGCTGCTCAGCGCCGAGGTGCCATTCCAGGCAGCCAAGCTGGGCGTTTTCCTGCCGTCTTTCTCCAAAGAGAACAGCAGCGGCATGCCGAAGGTATCCTTATGGATCTCTAACGTGCTGGGACAAATCCTGCTGCTGTCGACCCTTTCAAGCTCCCTTTCGGCCGCCTTTGATTTCATCATTTATATTGCAACACTCGCGTATCTGGTGCCTTACCTGATTGCCGCCGTTTATCATCTGAAGCTGACCCTTATCGGGGAAACGTATTTACGCCTACAAGAACGGTGGACCGAAGGAGTTATTGCAGGCCTGGCTTCCATTTATTCCTTATGGGTGATTATAGCGGGGACAGCTGATCTGAAGACGTTCCTGCTGGGTTTGGCTCTGATTGTTGTCGGAATTTTGTTTTATCCGTTGCTGCTGCTAGGGAAAAAGAAAGGCAAAGCCGTTTAA
- a CDS encoding D-alanine--D-alanine ligase has translation MKIGVIMGGSSSEREVSLMTGQEMLANLEPVKYEGIAIEIGRLEELADQVRDIDFALLALHGSYGEDGTVQAALEALGIPYSGSGVFSSHLCMDKHLSKQKLRAAGIATPDWLLLKDVEEQEEHLAEEVRKLGYPVFVKPNTGGSSVGALPVTDETSLLLAVRQALEWDSSVLIEQFIPGDEITCSILGGELLPVLGIRPQTAGWFDYEAKYQHGGAEEEVIVLPEEIAAQVQTTALETYSLLQCGVYARIDMMLKDGIPYVLEANTLPGMTKTSLMPKSAAAAGIGFTQLLDRIIELSIRERSEGEAGRLTKPV, from the coding sequence ATGAAGATAGGCGTGATTATGGGAGGCAGTTCATCGGAGCGGGAAGTTTCACTGATGACTGGTCAAGAGATGCTGGCTAACCTGGAACCGGTCAAATACGAGGGGATAGCCATAGAGATTGGGCGCCTGGAGGAATTGGCGGATCAGGTCCGGGACATTGACTTTGCCCTGCTCGCTCTGCATGGAAGCTATGGGGAAGATGGAACCGTGCAGGCTGCTTTGGAGGCATTGGGAATTCCCTATTCAGGAAGCGGCGTGTTCTCCAGTCATTTATGCATGGATAAACATCTGTCCAAACAGAAGCTGCGGGCAGCTGGAATCGCAACGCCGGATTGGCTGCTCTTAAAGGACGTCGAGGAACAGGAGGAACATCTGGCAGAGGAAGTCAGGAAGCTTGGCTATCCAGTGTTCGTGAAGCCCAATACAGGGGGCTCAAGCGTGGGTGCTTTGCCTGTTACGGATGAAACTTCGCTTCTGCTGGCGGTCCGGCAGGCTTTGGAATGGGATTCATCCGTCTTAATTGAACAGTTCATCCCAGGGGACGAAATCACCTGCTCCATTCTGGGCGGGGAATTGCTCCCGGTTCTGGGTATTCGTCCTCAAACAGCCGGATGGTTTGATTATGAAGCCAAATATCAGCACGGCGGGGCTGAGGAGGAGGTCATTGTGCTGCCGGAGGAAATAGCGGCACAAGTGCAAACAACCGCACTGGAAACCTATAGTCTCCTGCAGTGCGGTGTTTATGCCCGTATTGATATGATGCTAAAGGATGGCATCCCTTATGTGCTTGAAGCCAACACGCTGCCCGGCATGACGAAGACCAGCCTGATGCCCAAAAGCGCAGCCGCAGCCGGTATCGGCTTCACCCAATTGCTTGACCGGATTATCGAGCTGTCGATTCGTGAACGAAGCGAGGGCGAGGCAGGCAGGCTGACAAAGCCGGTTTAA